aactGATTATTTAAAGGGTGTGATtgttttctatacccactgtacataTACAGACAAAATAAAGTACTATGTAACTATTGCATCTATTAAATACATGTTCCATAAATTCTGTTTATGCCTGataattacatataaacatttatggcatttttattatagtattaagcAGTACATTTGTGCAAAAAATTGACTCAGAACAAAAGCCATTTATTCCATAATTTTAGCTCAATGCAAGTTCGGCAAACAGAAGTATATGATTTTCTAATGTCGTTGTTCTCTCAGGGTTTACTAAGAGTCAACATTCAAAAGCAGGCTTAAAAGTTTTGCTCTCGTTCTTGATGATTTAGGAATTTGATCAACCTCGGAGGAACCGGAAGCTTGTGAATTTTCTTCAGTCTCTTGATCCCGAGCAGATTGCGGATTTTCAGTCTGCAGAGCTGCATGAGTGGGCGTGGAGGCACTGCAATCAGAAACAGCAAATGAATACACAGGAGACTGAAATCATTTGCATATATGAATAATTTTAGCGAAAGGTATAGGTGCACATACTTGCTTTCTCTTTGATGCACTGCCACTCATGGTAACTGTCCAGATGTTCAACGAGTCGTGCACACAGTTTTACATGCCCAACATAGTCAAGCAGCATGTCTATAATCGGTCCTGCCCAGCGTGAGAAGTTTTCGGTAGAGATCATCTCACAGAACTAGTAAAAAGTGGTGTAAAATGTGGTACTGCAAACAATATACAAtttacaattcagaaaaaaatattacactatGTGTAAGTGGCTTCAGGCCACTTACCTGAATACAAGTCTTTTCTACAGCTTCATCTGGATCATATCTTAGATTACACCTAGTCTTTATAGGTGGATGAGGATTGCTGCCATAAACACAATTGAAACATGACAAGGCATCGCAGCCATTATCCATTAGATACTTCAGTATGGTCAGATACTTCATGCAGAACATAACACTGGCTGGAAAGGTAGTTGGGTGAGTTGGGATGTAGGCATTGACATTAGCACCATGTTCTACCAGCAAAGTCACTGTCTGGATGCACCCCTGCCTCAGGGCCACTAGGAGCGGGTTGAACGTGTCCAGGTTTGGATTAGCACCAGCCTTTAGGAGCATGGTGGTAGCATCGATGTTGTTGTTCATGGCAGAAAAGTATAGCACTGTGCTGCGACGATCTTCATACATCCTAGAACGACTCTCGGACAACGTGTCATTGACGTCAAAGCCGGCCTCGATCAGTAACTCAAGAATATCGTTTCTGTTGCGCTCCGCTGCTAAATGGAGGGGACTGATACCCGAACGTCTCACTCTGGCTTTGCTTGTGGCTGGGATCAGCATGGTTACGATACTGAAAATGAGAAGTTTTGTGTTCTTGAGTGCTAGTGTGCTTGCTAGTGTACACTAAAATACTCTTGAATGTCATATTAGAATTGGACTCCATTAGGGTGAAATGACGATTATAAGATGGAAAAATTATTTCATAAGAAGTCAGAAGAAAAGCTTGTATGTAGGGATTAGCATTAATGAAATAGTTCTAGGGTTGGGAACTGAAAAGTATGGAAGAGAACGTGCTTGTTAGGGGACATTGACACAGAAGAAGTTTTTACATTTCGCTGCACTGCATTTCcgttatttttttctatataaacgTGTTTGACTATTGCACTCATGTTTTTTTCAGCGTCTTGTGCATGACACTGCATTCTAAAAATGCTGTGCTCATGTTAAACATGCCACAACACCTCTACTGAATCTACAATGCGAAACAGACAGTGCGAATAGAGTAGTTCGATTTCCAAACAAATCATTCATATGAGGTTATTCTTTCtattgaatcaaaaacatacagtgtagTGTAGtccaattcttaaaaaaaatgactcattcatttctttttttgtaaatcaaaaaACAGCATACTGTATGTAGTCTGATTCCctataataagttttttttttaatgaatatataatatttacatttaaatttaatttaatttggttgTTTATATGACAGTGTGTAGTTAAAGATACACCTTAAGCATTtagccatttaaatttttttctttttactttaacAGTTAAACACACCTATtgcaataattgtaataaatatttattgttaaaaaatctaCAATAACTGTCAATGGATCTGTTAAGGAATTGAAATAGTTAAGAGGAACTGGAAGATGGGATCATCAAATTATTTACGATTCCCATCCCTAAACATGTCATGCTATAAAGAATTATGCTATGGGATGATTAGATTTAAGACAGGCACACAATAAACTAGAAGAGTTAACAAGGCATAACATGTATGTCAGAAGAAAGGGCACTTATCggaaatggtattttaaaaaataaaaccaaaaaataactATTTGCTCCTACTTGAGTTAGCTTGAGTTAGGGTTACAGGATTAGCACCCTCTCGCCACAGCACTGCTCTTAATCACCCATTGAGACTTACTTAGTTGCCCTGACATTTTTGTGGGTATACCCGGAAGTGAGGAGGTCTTTGCTGAAAATCAATGCAAGATCATGAGATGTACTAAACCTAAACTCTTAAGAACCAATGGCTTTCGCATATAAACAAGTTAGTAGATAAACTGTGACCTGAGAAAATTCCTTCCAAAGCAaattcattctttcatacctattATTACCACACTGGGCAGCAATATGAATTGGCAACAGTCCTGTTTTGCCTGGCTTGTTGGCATTTGCATTTTGAGATAGAAGAAACTCTACAGTGCCCTCATGACCATTTTTACAGGCTTCATACAGTGCTGTGGCTCCATCTGCAGCCTGGCTGTTGAGATCAGCACCTGATTGAGGTGGGATGCATTATATGTCAGATGCATTACatcacaaaacaacactggaacAGAAAGGAAAATGACAAACCAAATGACAGTGAAtgattttaccattttttaaaagcatgcgaAGTGCATCCACTTTTCCACTTTGGGCGGCCACAAAGATAGGAGTGATTCCATACATGTTGGGTATGCTTACTTTGGCTCCAGCTTTCACCAGCATCTCACAGATTTCCACATTGTTCCTGCACACACTCTCATGGAGAGCTGTCCAGCCTTGAATGCATTTCGTGTTCACAGAGGCGCCATAATTCAGTAACATGGCAACCATTGCTGGGTTCTCCTTCTCACAAGCTACAGATACGTATAGAATTGATCAAATTTCCATCACACCACTGAAGGCCACATTAAATCAAGAGCAAAACAAAAGGTGCAggttgatagatagataatacAATATTACCTTTATAAAGGGAAGTCTCCCTATCCTTATTGATAATATCAGGATCGGCTCCTTTCTCTAGAAGACACTCCACACATGCAAGATGTTCATTGACCACAGCTATCATTAAAGCAGTCTGCTCTTTCAAAGTGCGCTGGTTGATCATCCCAGGTTGAGCTATGAGAATAGTGTTCATGATCAAAGCCAGGACAATCTGTTACAGCTCGGCTAAATAAAGTTCAATGGATTAATTTTCAAATGAGTGCACACTACCTTTCAGGAGAATTTTAATACATTGATCTTGTCCATAATATGCTGCCTCGTGCAAAGGCATCCATCCATCTTTATTTGGTTTAAGAAGGTTGCACCAAGGTTGCTTAACCAACAGTCTCACTGATCCTACATCTCCTTCCAAAATGGCCTTAGCAATAGGATCAATCTCCCTAaagaagaatttttattttgatgcattaaagggatagttcacccaaaaatgaaaattatgtcattaatgactcaccctcatgtcgttccaaacccgtgagacctccgttcatcttcggaacacagtataagatattttagatttagtccgagagctttctgtccctccattgagaatgtatgtacggtatactgtccacgtccagaaaggtaataaaaacatcttcaaagtagtccatgtgacatcagagggtccgttagaattttttgaagcatcgaaaatacattttggtccaaaattatcaaaaactacgactttattcagcattgacttctctcccgggtctgttatgagcgcgccgttcacagcacatccggttcgcgaacgaatcactcgatgtaaccggatcttcttgaaccagttcaccaaatcgaactgaatcgtttgaaacggttcgcgtcaacaataagcattaatccacaaatgacttaagctgttaacttttttaacatggctgacactccctctgagttcaaataaaccaatatcccggagtaattcatttactcaaacagtacactgactgaaccgagccagataacgaacgaaacattgactcgttctcgagtcaagaaccgtttctgtcggacgcgtgcgattcgagaaccgaggagctgatgaaactgcgcatgcgtgattcagactgacacacagcgcgtctgaaccgaactggttcttttggtgattgattctggaccgattctgtgctaatgttatgagcgcgggtaaaccgaaggcttgaatcaagggcaatcatcgccaatgaagtcattacgtcgagtgcaaaataactggtgaaccgttttcgggcaaccggtttattgaatcaaactgtccgaaagaaccggttcgcggagaagaacagaacttcccatcactaccggtgatccgaaaaccgatgcaaccggttcttgactcgagaacgagtcaatgtttcgttcgttatctggctcggttcagtcagtgtactgtttgagtaaatgaattactccgggatattggtttatttgaactcagagggagtgtcatgttaaaaaagttaacagcttaagtcatttgtggattaatgcttattgttgacgcgaaccgtttcaaacgattcagttcgatttggtgaactggttcaagaagatccggttacatcgagtgattcgttcgcgaaccggatgtgctgtgaacgcgctgataacagacccgggagagaagtcaatgcttaataaagtcgtagtttttgatattcttggaccaaaatgtattttcgatgcttcaaaaaaattctaacggaccctctgatgtcacatggactactttgaagatgtttttattacctttctggacgtggacatgataccgtacatacattctcaatggagggacagaaagctctcggactaaatctaaaatatcttatactgtgttccgaagatgaacggaggtctcacgggtttggaacgacatgagggtgagtcattaatgacataattttcatttttgggtgaactatccctttaagtgttgcAGGTGAGAAAATGTTATTTACCCCTctcatatacataaatattaaaacatattatatatattactattctAAGTTTGGGGTTTTAcacatcacaactgttttcaacattgataataagaaatgtttattgaacagcaaattagcatattagaatgatttctgaaggatcatgtgacactgaagactggagtaatgactgctgaaatttcagctttatcatcacaggaataaattgcattttaaaatataaacagtccttttaaattgtaatattatttactgcatgaaatttctttcaaagacattaaaaaaatcttactgaccaaatTTTGAAATGGTAGtgcatatttttgcacatttgGATTACTGTATTGTACACTGGCACTGAAACATACAGTACTGTCATATTGACTACATCTAAAACATATTTACTTATTCATAGCTCTAGAAACTTTGATTAAtcctttgtattttatattatatcatacatttttaagttagattttactattaaaataatatatatatttttttaaattttttagtctTTTCAAGCATAGAAAAACCACACTTTTCTTACACATATGCTTACTAATGAGCACATACATAGTACTGTCATGTAATTTTGCAATCACTCACTCTTCAGGCTCAGGGGTAACTTGAAAACTTCCATCATATTTTCGGTACGCCATCATTCGCTTGCCATAACCAGTCACAAAGTGACTTACTGAACTCACATCCTGTGGACTTACTGTTtctctttggagaaaaaaaaaaaagaattgaattcATATGAGTTAATTTAATGCTGCCTAAGATCTCTAACTATTACACAATCCCTGGACTTCCACTGAAATGGGATGGGATCATtttcagaatttgtattttttgttagatTACCTACATGTTAtcattgaaattaaacaaaaatctaCTACTGGAAGACTAGTTGAAGAGTTGACATAATGTCAGATTACAGGGGAAATTTAAACAAGTGGATTGGGGCACAGCAAAGGATAGTGTCTCTATTTTTATGCATGGTGGCATGTAAACTTGAACAACTCTGCTGTCTCCTCTTTCTAATCTTGACCTTTGAATGAAGAGGAACAGCTGAGAAGCAGTTGTGTCAGCCATCAGAGAAGGCATCTGTGAGTGATATTGTTACCCTCTCTGTGAGGAAATTTTATGTGGCAATCCACTGATGTTTATGTTTTGATCCTATGTTCTACATGTAGTCTTGATAATTTAGTGTAttgcatcaataaaaaaaaatagatatccatttaaaagaaaaggtTTAGCTTGATGtaagtttgaaaataaacatgTTGAAAATCTGTGCAGATATTTTAAAGTTAGCACTTAAAACAGTTAGCACTATTTTAAAGTTAGTATGTACTTAGTAAAGGTTAGTGTGAGTATGATGTGCTAAGCACTGGTTATTTTTATACTCACATTGAGAGTTTGATTTATGATGGCACCACATTTCAATTTGAATGAAGCATAGCAAACAGTACCTGGGTGGATTGGCGGGACACGCAGCCAGTTCTGGCTGCTGCTGGGGATGATGTGATGGTGGAGCTCGGAATCGGGCTGCTGGCCTGTTTAGAGCAATGGGGGTCTTTGAGTTTTCAGTGCCTGACCCAGAGTTGTGGGCATCAGCAATGCTCCGCTCAATTGCCAGTTGAATGAGCTCATCATCAGACAGGTTGCTATACAGACTATAGTCTGCAAATTCCAGGTTGGTGTCTGTGGTACCCGGCACGGACACATGGGCGGCTGCCATGTTGGATCCTGAGACAATCAAAACATTCATTAGGCCTACTTAATGAACCTACTGGACTAACATCTTTTTGCTTGGCATGCTTATCACAGAAAACTGTTATTGCAAATTTCATTAGCTTGCTTGATTAGGACAGACAGCTAAATGACTTCATGGTAAATTTGACAGATTTCTGATTGACTGTTTTTgatttatgctcaccaaggctgcatttatgtgataaatacagtaaaaaaaagtaatattgtgaaatattattacaatttgaaggggtcatgaactgccttttttgtttattttgtaatcgGAAAGCTCcgtttgaataggtgtggcagattgtagactcggaagtaaacgcccactgctatgattgactaacagttgtgtatgtttgacagcctacatccttcatggATGGACACtgtgtgatttaggttaaaacacataaatactcgTACATATCAACAAaaatgatctgtaataacagactaAGTAAAAGTGACcaagtaataaaaacaattactcaACATTGTGTCGTGCAACATTAttgtcagatccaatatagtcggCAGACTTGGCAAAGCATCATCTTTTAGTTCTTTCTGCAAATCGGTAAAAGAAAGtaaacaaaggaccaagttcttactgacgtggtctggaacttgactaaaaataaagttcatccactctttcatAATGTTGGGATCTGAAGGAAGGCGATACAACGACTGTGTCTTTCCACAGATTGGCACTTTACAGCGTTTTGTTTTCTTCTGAGCCATCtttatcatttaaatacattgtcttttctgacccacttccgGTCTTAGAAgtctactaatgagctgacgagttgaatcgggtgtgttagatgagggagacagtgctggctgctccaggacagttctGAAAAGACGTgctcttaaatgtgactcataacAAATACTTACTTGcgttaaggcagctttaatcgccattggtaacttcatgacttaattGACGACACAACTATGGCACGCTCGTAGTTTCATTCGTGTTTTATGATATAGCGCTTTAATATAATTCAGCGTGCACCGCCGTATTAGTGCGTGCATTTGAAGAGCACGTGCTACGACAGTATAATGGCTGACAGTACAGGAAAAATCGTTATTACTGacatggcctgacaacatctcatctgactgcAGTTCATTGTTGTTCTGCGGAAGCTTCCTCGTCACCTGTAGCTTCTCAGCGCTCGTTAATAGCGGCTGGCGCTGAGGAGAAGTTAGAGTGCACGTCTGAAAAGTTTACAGTTTGATGTGGTTGTAAAGACATTCTGcatctaaataaacacaattcttgtcaagataaagaaacagaagcagcagttgtgagtgggatGGACAACCCTAGTGTCACCTCTGCGTTAATagtgctaaatatttttaatgcagttaaactgacaaaataaataaataaataaaaataaattaattgcatgcGTTAAAACTAATTTTGATAGCACTAAtatgcctacacacacacacacacacacacacacacacacacacacacacacacacacacacacacacacacacacacacacacacacacacacacatattagtgTAAGACATGATACACTTTCTATGCTTTTAAATTGAATaccacatataaatatattgtaaaaatacatttgtgtgtgtgtgtgtgtgtgtgtgtgtgtgtgtgtgtgtgtgtgtgtgtgtgtgtgtgtgtgtgtgtgttgcttttttCCCCCAAGCCTCATTGGGAAAAGTTGCATGAAAAAAACTGAAGAGTCTGTCACAAGGTATTTATAATTTCTATGTTTGCAGTTGTTTTGCATTAAATgtatagttcatccaaaactgaAAACTCTGTCATTCACTTCATTTTCTTCATGTTGTTTTAGACTGGTATGATTTGCACCAAGatcttttaaagaatgttggtaatcactGACtgtatggacagaaaaaaaacaaacacgtaagacatttctcaaaatatctttttatagaagaaagtcatactggtttggaacgacatgagggttagtaaatgatgacagaattttcatttttatggtgAATGATACCTTTATGTATCTATTCATGCCTCTGTTTTAGCATATAAAATAGATAGTACAATTACAACTTTTGTAAATAGAAGGTAAaggtgcataaaataaataataaaaaaacataatttgaataAAACCAAAGAGTATGACTCAATACCAATGCTGAACAAAATGATGATTCATCTCtcaacatttttacaatattaatggACCAATGTATACTGCACCTTCATCCAAAACACACTAACACAAGCCagaattaacaacaaaaaaaataagctacttaccacttcaaaatgttttttcttttttttcccccttccttaACCATGTGTCAGATTTCCAAACAGAAAAGGTTGTTTTGTTTATCCCAATGTCGAGTGGCGCACTGGACACTTGCTCGCACTGGGACCTGTTTAGCTCTCTGCAAAGAGAggcctttaactgtcaccccacACCCGACTCTGGGTACACGTGATATGCAGTATGCCAAGATCTTAGCTATTGCTGTTCTTGAGGGGTTGCAGACCTGGTGTAGCTTACGAAAAACAATCTTTGAACTCTAGTGCAGTGAACTGTGCTTCCTgaaatattttagctgaaaataCCCAATACAGAAGATTTTTTGATTGAAGTGGATTTAGAAagattatttaagaaaaaatataagaaaaaattatttaacagtgTAATATGTGACTGTAAATAATGGTTGGACTTCCCTTCATACTTTGCCTTTGTTCAGTGAAGCCGTTAGTGTGTAACAGGGTTAAATTTTTATCCTGTTTTTGTTGTGTCAGGTTACAGGTGCGTCAAGGCTACGAGACAAACAGGACATAGAATAGCACTGTGTGAATACCTTATTCCTTATTTATAGGTAAAGCTATTAAGTAAAGGTCAAGTGGAGATATCAAGGTTATAAACTCATTTTATACTCTTTGTTTGGGCCAATGTGTATAATGGCTGAATAATTTGACaaacataatcaaataaacaaaagggATGTGTAACACACTAGGTTAGTCTGCAGGTTTGGACTTTTGCATTTATAAGGTATTCCAGGGTTCAGAAAGAAGGCACCTCTGCGTTTGTACAGACACCAGTGGAATTtttaatgttctgaaaaaaattcttgtttctgcttgacatttttaaacaattttggttaaatatatagttttaaaattaatttatgaacaatatatggttaatttatttttttatttaatttgatttatctctttctctctttcttttttacagGATTAAAAGTTCTGAGCAAGTATGGTGGCTGAAGTTATATTTACATGTGTCTGGCTCATTGTCTAATTATAGTGTTTATCTAAACTGCAGTTAGCTTGATTCAGAATGATATTAGAGGTGTTCTGAGGGATGTAAATTTGCACTGATCATAAGACTTATGGTGGTTGCCAATGAAGTTTTACCTTTTACCTCTAAAGGCCAGTTCACACTGCACCCACAGATGCCGACAAACGTCAACAGACATGTTTGTCAGATTTTGTCTGATTAGTGTGTTACCCCCTGTCGGCATCTGCTGGCATTGGTCTGCACTTGTTTTCAACAACTGAACATGTTGAATCTGTGTTTGTTGGGTCTTGAATGTCTGAGAAGTGACATATTGTACTTTCTCAGCAATGGTATGTGTCTGTTGGCACAGTGTGTGAATTGGCCTTTTGTTTTACTGCAGCTGTTTCACTTTACTCTGTTGCTTATTTGAGGTTTATAAAAGCTGTGATTCTGAGGACCAGCTCAAACTTCTGTCATACAGCAAGACCAGTAGACTTTCAACAGACTTGAATAAAACTGTGGAGattcaagacttttattttacTCCAAGATCACAGAGACTGCCTCAAGCAAACAGAAAACACCACACATTTAATACTACAGgagttacacaaaacattaaactcAAATTCTGCTTAGAATCTGACAAGTTGCATCACTGTTAACTAATTTACAAGTACAATACAGTTTGTCTTCATGATATTATAGCAGAATTACATAACATTACACTAAACATATTTAGTCGTTTAATGCACAGTTTAAAGACTAGAAAGATAGACTTATAGTCACATTATAAAAAGCTTTAGTGTGCAAGTACATCTAGTTATGcacctatataaataaaaatacatattgcaAAACTGAAAACCAGCTCCCATTTCTTGTCTTCTAGTTCTGATATTTTATACTCTATGTATACTATGtacatttgaatattattttatttacatgaatTGAGAATAATTACCCATACAAACAGAAATTAATTCTGCTAAATTATTTTCAGATCTCAAGCTTTTTAATCTACAATTCATTAAATTAGGTTTGTAACAAAAGAATTCAAAGCAGcatgttctgtaaacatttaagAATGGCACGCCATTCATCACATAATCTCTTCAAATGGTTCTCGTTCATAACTCAAAAACATGATTAGTCTTCCTGGTAGAGGAAGAGCACTGATTTGACATAGTCTGCGGATGCCCAGTTGTTGACGAATCTTGAGTCTGCACAGATGCATCAGTGTGCAAGGAAGACCTGAAATAGAGAGTGTTTGggtttcagtttttcatttttagttcaatTAACTTGTAAAAATGAATTCACTTGTCAGATGTCAATAATCAGCCAAATTCGGCAAATTAAGGGTTTATAAAGAATATTCTTACCTGATCTTTCTTTAATATGGGCCCAATCTTTGTTGCTGTCTAGGTGTTCGTTTATTCTAAAGCAGAGTTTAACGTTACCCACATAGTCAAGTAATGTGTCTATGATGGGTCCCACCCAGCTGCTGACTGAGGGAGTAGAGATGATCtcacaaaactgtaaaaaaaaagaaagatttttatttgaaagcaaATAGTTCATGTACAAATGAATAGTACAATAATGACTGCATAAATAATTATGcaaagtatctatctatctatctatgttatatatatatatatatatatatatatgaaattttctatattttattttaatataatattataaaacaattatataaagcATACAGACATTTTATTGAAGTTATTTTGACTGGAAAACAAAATCTATACCTCTACACAGTATTCTGGTggattatcatttaaataatacattgtttCTCGCCCATTTCTCATCCATTGTTCTTGTTTAATGGGGGGATGAGGATCACTGCCATATTGACAGTTAAAACATGATTGTGCATCGCAGCCATTGTCCAGTAGGTACTTCATCATCACTATGTAcctcaaacagaaaacaaaaactgctGGGAAGCTGGTAGGATGAGTTGGCAGCATGGCATTGACATTAGCACCGTGCTTCAACAGCAAGGCCACCATTTCCATACTTCCTTTCTTTACAGCCACCAACAGCGGGTTGAAAATATCCAGGTTTGGATCAGCACCTGCTTCTAACAGCATAGTAGCTGCCTCAATGTTTCTGTTTTCCACAGCTGAGTACAGAGCTGTGCTGCGATGATCTTCATACATTTTTGACCAATCATCTGACATCTTTGCGTTGACATCATATCCAGCCTCAATTAATATTTCTAGAACGCTATCTCTGTTATTTTCCGCAGCAAAATGAAGAGAACTGATGCCAGAGCATCTCACTTTGACCATGCTAGTTCTAGGGATTAGCATGGCAACAATGCTGAGGAGGATGAGAAAGAgagatatttatttcttattgaataaatcaatacttgaataaaaatgaaagcataaaaccATACATATGTACCTTACTAAAATACATATGTACTGTAAGGGATTAATTTAGTGGCAATGACTGGTTGACTGTATCTTCCTACTTATTACACGGCTacacaccaaataaataaatacttggaCATGAGATACTAATttgatatgaaattattttagaattttaccTATAGGTTGTATTATCGTAGAGCTTCTGCTAAGAAAATCTAGTCCATTGCAATGTACAAAACGTGATTTGTTTGTTGAAGCCATTAGTTCACgatatttcaacttatttttttaaataatcatgtttaacagtTGAATTCATAGTGAAAACCTACATTACCCATGCTACTGCAAAGAAAGcgccaccaatcagagaatcacAACAAGCAAAGTGAGACAATTTAGCGCTAGACCACTCCCGTGAAGCACTGCAAATCTCCTTTTGTTCTCAAAATACTTGAATATCAatgcatattttgtaataaaaaggaaaatatattgtttctgtatataaaa
This portion of the Cyprinus carpio isolate SPL01 chromosome A20, ASM1834038v1, whole genome shotgun sequence genome encodes:
- the LOC109074134 gene encoding ankyrin repeat and SOCS box protein 2-like isoform X2; the protein is MAAAHVSVPGTTDTNLEFADYSLYSNLSDDELIQLAIERSIADAHNSGSGTENSKTPIALNRPAARFRAPPSHHPQQQPELAACPANPPRETVSPQDVSSVSHFVTGYGKRMMAYRKYDGSFQVTPEPEEEIDPIAKAILEGDVGSVRLLVKQPWCNLLKPNKDGWMPLHEAAYYGQDQCIKILLKAQPGMINQRTLKEQTALMIAVVNEHLACVECLLEKGADPDIINKDRETSLYKACEKENPAMVAMLLNYGASVNTKCIQGWTALHESVCRNNVEICEMLVKAGAKVSIPNMYGITPIFVAAQSGKVDALRMLLKNGADLNSQAADGATALYEACKNGHEGTVEFLLSQNANANKPGKTGLLPIHIAAQCGNNSIVTMLIPATSKARVRRSGISPLHLAAERNRNDILELLIEAGFDVNDTLSESRSRMYEDRRSTVLYFSAMNNNIDATTMLLKAGANPNLDTFNPLLVALRQGCIQTVTLLVEHGANVNAYIPTHPTTFPASVMFCMKYLTILKYLMDNGCDALSCFNCVYGSNPHPPIKTRCNLRYDPDEAVEKTCIQFCEMISTENFSRWAGPIIDMLLDYVGHVKLCARLVEHLDSYHEWQCIKEKAMPPRPLMQLCRLKIRNLLGIKRLKKIHKLPVPPRLIKFLNHQEREQNF
- the LOC109074134 gene encoding ankyrin repeat and SOCS box protein 2-like isoform X1, whose amino-acid sequence is MAAAHVSVPGTTDTNLEFADYSLYSNLSDDELIQLAIERSIADAHNSGSGTENSKTPIALNRPAARFRAPPSHHPQQQPELAACPANPPRETVSPQDVSSVSHFVTGYGKRMMAYRKYDGSFQVTPEPEEEIDPIAKAILEGDVGSVRLLVKQPWCNLLKPNKDGWMPLHEAAYYGQDQCIKILLKAQPGMINQRTLKEQTALMIAVVNEHLACVECLLEKGADPDIINKDRETSLYKACEKENPAMVAMLLNYGASVNTKCIQGWTALHESVCRNNVEICEMLVKAGAKVSIPNMYGITPIFVAAQSGKVDALRMLLKNGADLNSQAADGATALYEACKNGHEGTVEFLLSQNANANKPGKTGLLPIHIAAQCGNNSKDLLTSGYTHKNVRATNIVTMLIPATSKARVRRSGISPLHLAAERNRNDILELLIEAGFDVNDTLSESRSRMYEDRRSTVLYFSAMNNNIDATTMLLKAGANPNLDTFNPLLVALRQGCIQTVTLLVEHGANVNAYIPTHPTTFPASVMFCMKYLTILKYLMDNGCDALSCFNCVYGSNPHPPIKTRCNLRYDPDEAVEKTCIQFCEMISTENFSRWAGPIIDMLLDYVGHVKLCARLVEHLDSYHEWQCIKEKAMPPRPLMQLCRLKIRNLLGIKRLKKIHKLPVPPRLIKFLNHQEREQNF